Within the Pseudomonas chlororaphis subsp. aurantiaca genome, the region GGGAAGTCGTGCTTGAGCACGTTCACCACTTCTTCCTGGACCCGGTACGAGAAGCGCCGGCGGGTGCCGAAGTCGGCCACCTGCAGGTGCGACAATTCATCGGTGCTGGCGTTGGCGCTCAGCCAGTCGAACTTGCGATACAGCTGTTCGCGGGCCTGTTCCAGGACGACTTCGCGGTAGCGATAGCGGTTACGCACCTCGCTGACGATCGCCAGCATCGGCACTTCGAACAGGATCACGTGCAGCCAGGGCCCGCGCAGGCGGATGAACAGCTCGCCGTTCTCGATACCGGTATGCACATAACGCAGGTTGAAGCGGAACAGCCCGAGAAAGCGCAGGAAGTCCGGTTTCAGGAAGCTGATGCGCTCCAGAAAGCTCAACTGGTCGGCGCTCAGGCTCAGATCGGCCAGGCGCTCGAACTGGTAGCGGATCTCCGCCAGGTAGGGGCGCAGGTCCTCGCTGTTGCGGCAGCGGAATTCCCATTCGACTTCCACATTGGGGTAGTTGTGCAGCACCGCCTGCATCATGGTCAGTTTGTAGAAGTCGGTGTCGAGCAGGTTCTGCACGATGCGATCGGCAAACACACTCTCGCTCATAACGGGAATCTCCATGCTGGCCGCGATGAAGGGCGCGGCTTTCCAGCTTGTTCAATGAAGGCAGTAGTGGCGCATATCCGCCGTGGGTTTTGCCAGCGTTTTTTGCGTGGGGACGGATGTCGAGGCTGAGGGACTCATCGCGGGCAAGCCTCGCTCCTGCAGGTACGGCGTTGCTGGGTAGGAGCGAGGCTTGCCGGCGATAGCGCCCGTGCGGCCTGCACCCATTCCGGATCAGGTCGGCGTCGGGCTGTCGATCTGCTCCAGCATCCAGCGTACGAACTCCCGCACCTTGGGCACTTCGGCCGCATGTTCAGGGTAGGCCAGGTAGTAGGCATCGTGGCTGGGCATCGCGTAGTCCCAGGCCAGCACCAGCTTGCCCTCGGCCAGCTCTTCCTCCACCAGGAACCGCGGCAGCAGGGCCACGCCGCAGCCGACCTGAGCGGCCCGGATGCACATGTAGAAGGTTTCGAAGCGTGGGCCATGATAGCTGTGCTCGGTGTGGTAACCCTGGCTGTCGAACCAGTCGTGCCAGGCCTGCGGCCGCGAGGCCAGTTGCAGCAGCACCAGTTCGGCCAGTTGCGTCGGGTCGGTGAACGGCTTGTCCGGCAGGCTGCCGGGGGCGCAGACCGCCACCAGTTCTTCGCCGAACAGCTTCAGGCACTCGGTGCCGGGGCGCGAGCCCTGGCCGAAATAGAACGCCATGTCGCTGCGGCCCTGCAGCAGGTCGTCGGCTTCCTGTTCGTTGCACAGGTCCAGATGGATCTGCGGGTGGCGCAGGCGCCAGCCCTTGAGGCGCGGCACCAGCCAGCGCGCGCCGAAGGTCGATGGGGTGGACACCCGCAGGACTTCGGTTTCGCCGCCGTAGGAGCGCAGGTAATGGGTCGACATCTCGATCTGCGAGAGGATCTTGCGCACCTCCACCAGGTACAGGTCGCCGGCCGGGGTCAGTTGCAGGCGCCGGCGTACCCGGCGAAACAGCAGGTGCTGCAGGAGTTCTTCCAGCTGGGCGACCTGCTTGCTGACCGCGCTCTGGGTCAGGTTCAGCTCCTCGGCGGCGCGGGTGAAGCTCAGGTGCCGGGTGACGGCCTCGAAACACTGCAGGGCGGTGATCGAGGGCAGGTAACGTTTGTTCAGCATCGAGGGTTCCTTGTTCTTGTCTCGGCTGCGCAGCATGAATAAACGGAATGATATCTCGCCTAATCGTCGTTTGTTGGCAAGTCTCGGGCCGGCTACAACTACAGATCTGAATAGCCGTGTCAGCGGCTACGATTTTTTGCTTTCCATCTGTAAGGAGTGACCCATGGTTGCCGCATTGCTTGATCGTCTTGGTGTGAACCCGGCCCTGTATCAATCGGGCAAGCAGCCCGTGCATTCGCCGATCGACGGCAGCCGCATCGCCTCCGTGAACTGGCAGGGCGCGGCCGAGGTGGAGCAGCAGGTCAGTCGCGCGGAGCATGCATTCGAGCTGTGGCGCAAGGTGCCGGCGCCGCGTCGCGGCGAGCTGGTGCGCCAGTTCGGCGAAGTGCTGCGCGAATACAAGGCCGACCTCGGCGAGCTGGTGTCCTGGGAAGCCGGCAAGATCACCCAGGAAGGCCTGGGCGAAGTGCAGGAAATGATCGACATCTGCGACTTCGCGGTCGGCCTGTCGCGCCAGCTGTACGGCCTGACCATCGCCTCCGAGCGTCCCGGCCACCACATGCGCGAAACCTGGCACCCGCTGGGCATCGTCGGAGTGATCAGCGCGTTCAACTTCCCGGTCGCGGTCTGGGCCTGGAACACCACCCTGGCGCTGGTCTGCGGCAACCCGGTGATCTGGAAACCTTCGGAAAAGACCCCATTGACCGCCCTGGCCTGCCAGGCGCTGTTCGAGCGCGTGCTGAAGAACTTCAGCGATGCCCCCGAATACCTGAGCCAGGTGATCATCGGTGGGCGCGACGCCGGCGAAGCGCTGGTGGACGACCCGCGCGTGGCCCTGATCAGTGCCACCGGCAGCACCCGCATGGGCCGCGAAGTGGCGCCGAAAGTCGCCGCGCGTTTCGCCCGCAGCATCCTCGAGCTGGGCGGCAACAACGCGATGATCCTGGGGCCGAGCGCCGACCTGGACATGGCGGTGCGTGCCATCCTGTTCAGCGCCGTCGGTACCGCCGGCCAGCGCTGCACGACGTTGCGCCGGCTGATTGCCCATGAATCGGTGAAGGACGAAATCGTTACCCGCCTCAAGGCCGCCTATTCCAAGGTGCGCATCGGCCATCCGCTGCAAGGCAACCTGATCGGCCCGCTGATCGACAAGCACAGCTTCGACAACATGCAGGATGCGCTGGAGCAGGCCCTGAGCGAGGGCGGCCGGGTGTTTGGCGGCAAGCGCCAGCTGGAAGACCAGTTCCCCAACGCTTATTACGTCTCGCCCGCGATCGTCGAGATGCCGGAGCAGAGCGACGTGGTGTGCAGCGAAACCTTCGCGCCGATTCTCTACGTGGTGGGCTACAGCGATTTCGCCGAAGCGCTGCGCCTGAACAACGCCGTGCCACAAGGCCTGTCGTCCTGCATTTTCACCACCGATGTGCGTGAGGCCGAGCAGTTCATGTCGGCGGTGGGCAGCGACTGCGGCATCGCCAACGTCAACATCGGCCCCAGCGGCGCGGAAATCGGCGGCGCGTTCGGTGGCGAGAAAGAAACCGGCGGCGGCCGCGAGTCCGGTTCCGATGCCTGGCGTGCCTATATGCGTCGGCAGACCAACACCGTGAACTACTCGCTGGAGTTGCCATTGGCGCAGGGTATTACCTTCGATTGATCGAGCCCGCGATGCTGTGTTTTTGTTTGTTGGGTTTCACTGTGGAGCTTGGCAATGCCGTTACGCGAAGAATGCCTGTGGGAAAAACTGACGCCGCAAAGGCCCGACAATACCCCGCTCAAGGGCGAGGTCACGGTGGATGTCTGTGTGATCGGCGCGGGCTTTACCGGCCTGTCGGCCGCCGTGCACCTGTTGGAGCAGGGCAAGAGGGTCTGTGTACTGGAAGCCCATCGCGCCGGTCACGGTGGTTCGGGGCGCAACGTCGGGTTGGTGAACGCCGGGATGTGGATCCCGCCGGATGAGATCGAAGCCGGTTTCGGCGAGGCGGTCGGCAGCCAGCTCAACCGCATGCTGGGGGCAGCGCCGGCCCTGGTGTTCAGCCTGATCGACAAATACCGCATCGATTGCCAGCTGCGCCGCGAAGGCACCTTGCACATGGCGCACAACGCCCGGGGCGAGGCCGACCTGCGCAGCCGGGAAGCCCAGTGGAAGCGCCGGGGCGCGCCGGTCGAGCTGTTGACCGGGGCAGCCTGTGAAACCGCCACCGGCACCCGGAAGATCGCCGCCGCCTTGCTCGATCGCCGGGCCGGTACGGTCAACCCGATGGCCTATGTCAGTGGCCTGGCCAAGGCCACGGTCGATCTGGGTGGCCAGCTGTTCGACCATTCGCCGGTGACCCGTCTCGAACGCCAGGGCCAGCGCTGGTCGGTGCAGACCGCGCAAGGCTCGGTGCTGGCCGAGCAGGTGGTGATTGCCTCCAACGCCTACACCGAAGGCGACTGGACCGAGTTGCGGCGCAATTTCTTCCCCGGTTACTACTACCAGGTCGCCTCCAGGCCGCTGACCGAGGAAGCCGCGCAGCGGATCCTGCCGGGTGGCCAGGGCTCCTGGGACACCCGTCAGGTGCTCAGCAGTATTCGCCGGGACGCCGACGGTCGCCTGTTGCTGGGCAGCCTGGGCAATGGCAACCAGAAGCCGGCCTGGTTCCTCAAGGCCTGGGCCGACCGGGTGCAGCAGCATTATTTCCCCTATCTGAAAACGGTGGAATGGGAGTGCACCTGGACCGGCTGCATCGCCTTTACCCCCGATCACCTGATGCGCCTGTTCGAGCCGGCGCCCGGTCTGGTGGCCGTCACCGGCTACAACGGCCGGGGCGTGACCACGGGCACCGTGGTCGGCAAGGCGTTCGCCGATTACCTGTGTAACGGAAATCCTCAGGCCTTGCCGATTCCCTTCGCCCCCATGCAGCCCCTGGCTGGCGTGGGCTTGCGCAGTTGCCTGTACGAGGCCGGGTTCTCGCTGTATCACGCGGGCCAGTGCCTGCGCATCGTTATCTGACAGAGGAAATATGTTGCACGGTGCGGCGCTTTTCGGCGCAGCGACTAGCCTGTAGTGGTGCGGGGCGTAGCAGTCTCGCACCAGTAGTGTGCAGTTCGGTTACGCAGGCTGTTACAGGCTGGTTGCACGTTGATTTGCGCCGCGGTTGCAATGATGGCGCAGGCGGGTTGCGCCTGATGTTTTGTAGGGTTTTACCTTCCGCGGTTTAGACGGTTGCACGCCCAATAAAAAAGGGCTCGAAACAGTCGAAATAACAATAAAAGAGCGACTTTTTTCAGAATAAAAAACCAATGGCACGGCCCTTGCTCTGAGCATTCGGTGAAGTCGCAGTGCCAACTAAAAAAACCTTGGAGCACCACCTCATGTCCCAGACGTTTTACAAGAAAGGCTTTCTGGCCCTCGCAGTGGCAGCTGCGTTGGGCGTTTCTGCGTTTGCTCAGGCCGACCTCAAGATCGGCGTAGCGGGTCCCATGACAGGCGCCAACGCGGCATTTGGCGAGCAGTACATGAAGGGTGCACAGGCAGCGGCTGACGAAATCAACGCCAAGGGCGGCGTCAACGGCGAGAAGATCGTCCTGGTCAAGGGCGACGACGCCTGCGAACCGAAACAGGCTGTGGCCGTAGCCAACCGCCTGGTCGACCAGGACAAGGTGATCGGCGTGGTCGGGCACTTCTGCTCCTCCAACACCATCCCCGCTTCCGAGGTGTACGACGAAGCTGGCGTGATCGCCATCACCCCGGGCTCCACCAACCCGCAGGTCACCGAACGTGGCCTCTCCGCCATGTTCCGCATGTGCGGGCGTGATGACCAGCAAGGCATCGTCGCCGGCGACTACATCGTCGACGTGCTCAAGGGCAAGAAAGTCGTGGTGCTGCACGACAAGGACACCTATGGCCAGGGCCTGGCGGACGCCACCAAGGCACAGCTGAGCAAGCGCGGCGTGACGCCGGTGCTGTACGAAGGCCTGACCCGTGGCGAGAAAGACTTCAGCGCCGTGGTCACCAAAATCCGCGCCGCCGGTGCCGATGTCGTCTACTTCGGCGGCCTGCACCCGGAAGCCGGCCCGCTGGTCCGCCAGATGCGCGAGCAGGGCCTGAAAGACGTCAAGTTCATGTCCGACGACGGTATCGTCACCGACGAACTGGTGACCACCGCTGGCGGCCCGCAGTACGTCGACGGTGTGTACATGACCTTCGGCGCCGACCCACGCCTGCTGCCGGACAGCAAGACCGTGGTCGACGCTTTCCGCAAGGCCGGCACCGAGCCTGAAGGCTACACCCTGTATGCCTACGCGTCGGTCCAGGCCCTGGCTGCCGGCTTCAACGGTGCCAAATCCAACAAGGGCGAAGACGCCGCCAAGTGGCTCAAGGCCAACCCGGTGAAAACCGTGATGGGCGAGAAGACCTGGGACGCCAAGGGCGACCTGAAAGTCTCCGACTACGTGGTTTACCAGTGGGACAAGGACGGCAAATACCACCAGCTGGAAAAACAGAAGTGACATGAGCGTCTGGGCAGGCCGGCCCATCCTCCAGGGGAGGGCGCAGGCCTGCCGCATGCGTGTCCGTGCAGTACCTGTCTTTTCTCGTAGAGCTGCACAACTGTCGTGTTGCGCGGGTGGTTGAACCCCAGGCCGTCGTATCCGCTGTGTGCAGTCTCTCAAATGCGTGAGATTGCGTTATGGATGGTATTTTCCTGCAGCAACTGATCAATGGACTGACCCTCGGGTCTGTCTATGGTCTGATCGCCATCGGCTACACAATGGTCTATGGCATCATTGGCATGATCAACTTCGCCCACGGCGAGGTTTACATGATTTCCGCTTACCTCGCGGCAATCAGTCTGGCTCTGCTGGCCTACTTCGGCATCGAATCCTTCCCGCTGCTCATTCTCGGTACCCTGGTCTTCACTGTCGTCGTGACGGGGATCTACGGCTGGGTCATCGAGCGCGTCGCCTATAAACCCCTGCGCAACTCCACCCGCCTGGCGCCGCTGATCAGCGCCATCGGGATCTCGCTGATCCTGCAGAACTACGCGCAGATCAGCCAGGGCGCCAAGCAACAAGGTGTACCGACGCTGCTGGCCGGCGCCTGGAAGGTCGATATCGGCACCGGTTTCGTCCAGCTCACCTACACCAAGATCTTCATCTTGGTGGCGGCATTCGCCGGCATGGCGTTGCTCACCTACATCATCAAGTACACCAAGCTCGGCCGCATGTGCCGCGCCACCCAGCAAGACCGCAAGATGGCCTCGATCCTCGGGATCAACACCGATCGGGTGATTTCCTACGTGTTCATCATCGGCGCCGCCATGGCTGCGCTGGCGGGCGTACTGATCACCATGAACTACGGCACGTTCGACTTCTATGCCGGCTTCGTCATCGGCATCAAGGCGTTCACCGCGGCGGTCCTCGGCGGCATCGGTTCGCTGCCGGGCGCGATGCTCGGCGGGATCATCCTCGGGATCTCCGAGTCGCTGTTCTCCGGTCTGGTCAACTCCGACTACAAAGACGTGTTCAGTTTCTCGCTGCTGGTGCTGATTCTGATCTTCCGTCCCCAAGGCCTGCTGGGTCGCCCACTCGTGGCGAAGGTGTAAGTATGTCTGCTGCCAATAAACCGATTGATATCAAAAAGAGCGTCATCGACGCCGTGCTGGCCGGGCTGATCTCGCTGATCGTGTTCGGTCCTATCGTGGGTGTGGTACTCGAGGGCTACAGCTTCAACCTGCAACCGGCCCGCGTTGGCTGGCTGGTGGCGATCGTGATGATCGGCCGCTTTGTCTTGAGCCTGTTCCTGCAGACGCCCAAGGGCCTGAAGATCCTCCAGGGCTTCGAAAGCAGCGGCTCCGGT harbors:
- the amaA gene encoding L-pipecolate oxidase gives rise to the protein MPLREECLWEKLTPQRPDNTPLKGEVTVDVCVIGAGFTGLSAAVHLLEQGKRVCVLEAHRAGHGGSGRNVGLVNAGMWIPPDEIEAGFGEAVGSQLNRMLGAAPALVFSLIDKYRIDCQLRREGTLHMAHNARGEADLRSREAQWKRRGAPVELLTGAACETATGTRKIAAALLDRRAGTVNPMAYVSGLAKATVDLGGQLFDHSPVTRLERQGQRWSVQTAQGSVLAEQVVIASNAYTEGDWTELRRNFFPGYYYQVASRPLTEEAAQRILPGGQGSWDTRQVLSSIRRDADGRLLLGSLGNGNQKPAWFLKAWADRVQQHYFPYLKTVEWECTWTGCIAFTPDHLMRLFEPAPGLVAVTGYNGRGVTTGTVVGKAFADYLCNGNPQALPIPFAPMQPLAGVGLRSCLYEAGFSLYHAGQCLRIVI
- a CDS encoding LysR family transcriptional regulator, yielding MLNKRYLPSITALQCFEAVTRHLSFTRAAEELNLTQSAVSKQVAQLEELLQHLLFRRVRRRLQLTPAGDLYLVEVRKILSQIEMSTHYLRSYGGETEVLRVSTPSTFGARWLVPRLKGWRLRHPQIHLDLCNEQEADDLLQGRSDMAFYFGQGSRPGTECLKLFGEELVAVCAPGSLPDKPFTDPTQLAELVLLQLASRPQAWHDWFDSQGYHTEHSYHGPRFETFYMCIRAAQVGCGVALLPRFLVEEELAEGKLVLAWDYAMPSHDAYYLAYPEHAAEVPKVREFVRWMLEQIDSPTPT
- a CDS encoding branched-chain amino acid ABC transporter substrate-binding protein, whose translation is MSQTFYKKGFLALAVAAALGVSAFAQADLKIGVAGPMTGANAAFGEQYMKGAQAAADEINAKGGVNGEKIVLVKGDDACEPKQAVAVANRLVDQDKVIGVVGHFCSSNTIPASEVYDEAGVIAITPGSTNPQVTERGLSAMFRMCGRDDQQGIVAGDYIVDVLKGKKVVVLHDKDTYGQGLADATKAQLSKRGVTPVLYEGLTRGEKDFSAVVTKIRAAGADVVYFGGLHPEAGPLVRQMREQGLKDVKFMSDDGIVTDELVTTAGGPQYVDGVYMTFGADPRLLPDSKTVVDAFRKAGTEPEGYTLYAYASVQALAAGFNGAKSNKGEDAAKWLKANPVKTVMGEKTWDAKGDLKVSDYVVYQWDKDGKYHQLEKQK
- the amaB gene encoding L-piperidine-6-carboxylate dehydrogenase; translation: MVAALLDRLGVNPALYQSGKQPVHSPIDGSRIASVNWQGAAEVEQQVSRAEHAFELWRKVPAPRRGELVRQFGEVLREYKADLGELVSWEAGKITQEGLGEVQEMIDICDFAVGLSRQLYGLTIASERPGHHMRETWHPLGIVGVISAFNFPVAVWAWNTTLALVCGNPVIWKPSEKTPLTALACQALFERVLKNFSDAPEYLSQVIIGGRDAGEALVDDPRVALISATGSTRMGREVAPKVAARFARSILELGGNNAMILGPSADLDMAVRAILFSAVGTAGQRCTTLRRLIAHESVKDEIVTRLKAAYSKVRIGHPLQGNLIGPLIDKHSFDNMQDALEQALSEGGRVFGGKRQLEDQFPNAYYVSPAIVEMPEQSDVVCSETFAPILYVVGYSDFAEALRLNNAVPQGLSSCIFTTDVREAEQFMSAVGSDCGIANVNIGPSGAEIGGAFGGEKETGGGRESGSDAWRAYMRRQTNTVNYSLELPLAQGITFD
- a CDS encoding ABC transporter permease subunit codes for the protein MDGIFLQQLINGLTLGSVYGLIAIGYTMVYGIIGMINFAHGEVYMISAYLAAISLALLAYFGIESFPLLILGTLVFTVVVTGIYGWVIERVAYKPLRNSTRLAPLISAIGISLILQNYAQISQGAKQQGVPTLLAGAWKVDIGTGFVQLTYTKIFILVAAFAGMALLTYIIKYTKLGRMCRATQQDRKMASILGINTDRVISYVFIIGAAMAALAGVLITMNYGTFDFYAGFVIGIKAFTAAVLGGIGSLPGAMLGGIILGISESLFSGLVNSDYKDVFSFSLLVLILIFRPQGLLGRPLVAKV